AAAAGAAAGAAGATTTTTTTTATCATTAGTTAAAAAAAGAATTAAATAAAAAAAAAAGGGAATTAAAAAATATGAAAGTATCATTTGTTATACCAGCTTTAAATGAGGAAGGAATTGTTGGAAAAACCATAAAAAGTATACCAAAAAAACAAATACAAGATAAAGGATATGATGTTGAAATAATAGTTGTAAATAACAATTCAACAGATAATACACAAAAAGAAGCAGAAGATGCTGGAGCTACAGTATATCTTGAAATGAAACGTGGATATGGAAATGCTTATAAAAGAGGATTTAAAGAAGCAACAGGTGACATTATTATAATGGGAGATGCAGATGGAACATATCCTCTTGAACAATCACAGGAGTTTATTGATAAAATTGTAGATGAACATTGTGATTTTGTTATAGGATCAAGATTTGATGGAACAATAGAAGATGGAGCAATGCCAGCATTACATCAGTATATTGGAAATCCTATGTTAACAAAAATGTTAAACATACTTTTCAACTGTAACTATTCAGATACTCATTGTGGAATGCGTGCATTTACAAAAGATGCAGTAAATAAGATGAATCTTACAGCAGATGGTATGGAATTTGCAATAGAAATGGTAATTGAAGCATCAGAAAAGAATCTTAAAATAAGTGAAATACCAATCTATTATCGTAAACGTGGTGGAGGAGAAGCTAAGCTAAGCTCATTTAATGATGGATGGAGACACATTAAATACATGCTACAAAGAAGATTCTAAAAACAAAGT
The window above is part of the Methanosphaera cuniculi genome. Proteins encoded here:
- a CDS encoding glycosyltransferase family 2 protein — protein: MKVSFVIPALNEEGIVGKTIKSIPKKQIQDKGYDVEIIVVNNNSTDNTQKEAEDAGATVYLEMKRGYGNAYKRGFKEATGDIIIMGDADGTYPLEQSQEFIDKIVDEHCDFVIGSRFDGTIEDGAMPALHQYIGNPMLTKMLNILFNCNYSDTHCGMRAFTKDAVNKMNLTADGMEFAIEMVIEASEKNLKISEIPIYYRKRGGGEAKLSSFNDGWRHIKYMLQRRF